In Thermus aquaticus, the sequence AGGCTGGCGGAAGAGGCCCTGAAGCCCAAAGGCCCCTAGCCTTCCTCCCCCTTGGCGATGGGCACCCCCACCAGGTTTCCCCACTCCGTCCAGGAGCCGTCGTAGTTCTTCACGCGGGGGTAGCCCAGGAGGTACTTGAGGACGAACCAGGAGTGGCTGGAGCGCTCGGCGATGCGGCAGTAGACCACGATGTCCTTGTCCGGGGTCACGCCCAGGGGCTCGTAGAGGGCCTTGAGCTCCTCGGCGCTTTTGAAGGTGCCGTCCGGGTTCACCGCCTTGGCCCAGGGGATGTTCCTGGCCCCGGGGATGTGGCCGGCGCGGAGCGCCCCCTCCTGGGGGTAGTTGGGCATGTGGGTGAGCTCCCCACGGTACTCCTCGGGGCTCCGCACGTCCACCAGGGCCCCCTTGCCCTCCTTGACCTTGAGGATGTGCTTGAGGACCTCGTCCCGGTAGGCGCGGATGGACTCGTCCCGGTAGGGAACCTGGTAGCGGCCCGGGGGGTAGGCGGGGACCTCGGTGGTGAGGGGCCGCCCCTCCTCCAGCCACTTCTGCCTTCCCCCGTTCATGAGGCGCACGTCGGCGTGGCCGTTGTACTTGAAGAACCAGAAGGCGTAGGCCGCCCACCAGTTGTTCTTGTCGCCGTAGAGGACCACGGTGGTGTCGTTGGAGATGCCGAGCCGTTCCATTAAGCGGGCGAACCCCTCCTCGTCAATGAAGTCCCGCACCACCGGGTCCCAGAAGTCCCGCTGCCAGTCAATCTTCTGGGCCCCGGGGATGTGGCCGGTGTCGTAGAGGAGGATGTCCTCGTCCACCTCCAGGATGCGGAGCGAAGGGTCCTCGAGGTGCTCTTCTACCCAGGCCGTGCTCACCAGAACTTCCGGATGGGCGTATCCCATAGGGCCACCTCCAGCCCCCACTATACCCCTGAGTGTGTGGGAAATAAGGAGGAGGGTCACATTGGCCAGACTTGACCGGTATGTAGCCTTTGGGGGTCAGGGAGAAGGAGGCGGCCTTGGGAGCGTTCGCCTTCAAACCCCTCTCCGCTCTGCGCGTTGGCCCAGGTCCTTGTGGAGGAAGGGGGTTTTTGGTATAAAGGCCTCTGGGGAGTAGCCGCCCCCAAAGGGGGCCAGCCGGTCGTCAGTACGGGACTTCCCCGGCCGGCTGGGGCGCCAAAAGGCGCATGGCGAGACCACCTGAACGGGTGGCCTCGGGTTTTTGCTACTCCTCAAGGAGGGAACCATGGACGTGACCTTTCTGCTGATGATCGCCGTCTTTGTGGCTAGCCTCTTCATCCAGTGGGGGCTTCAGGCCACCTTCGCCCGCTTTAGCCGCGTGGCCAACAGCCGGGGCCTCACGGGGGCCGAAGTCGCCCGGGCCATCCTGGACGCCCACGGGCTCACCCACGTGCGGGTGGAGCCCGTGCCCGGGGTCCTTACCGACCACTACGACCCCCAGGCCAAGGCCGTGCGTCTTTCCGAGCCCAACTACGCCTCTCCCAGCCTGGCGGCTCTGGCCGTGGCCGCCCACGAGGTGGGGCACGCCGTTCAGGACGCCCAGGGCTACGCCTGGCTTCGGGTCAGGGCCAACCTCTGGCCCGTGGCCAGCATTGGGAGTAACTGGGGGCCTATCCTGGTCCTCGTGGGTCTGGGCCTTGGGGCTTTGGGCCTGGCCAAGCTGGGCCTCTATTTGTACCTGGCGGTGGCCTTCTTCCAGCTCGTCACCCTGCCCGTGGAGTTTGACGCCTCCAGGAGGGCCATGGAGTTCCTGCGGCGCATGGGCTTCCTCACGAGCCGGGAGGTGGGCCCCGCCCGCCAGGTCCTTACCTGGGCAGCCCTCACCTACGTGGCGGCCCTAGCTAGCTCCTTGGCCACCATCCTCTACTACGCCAGCCTCCTGGGCCTCTTTGGCCGGCGGGAGGAGTAGAGGCCCCTCCTCCTTTGCCCCAACTGCGGGGCGGGCATGCGGGAGGTGGAGCGCCGGGGGGTGGTCCTGGATGTCTGCCCCCAGTGCGGCGGGGTCTGGCTGGACAAAGGGGAGTTGGAAAAGCTCCTGAGCCAGGCCCGGGAGGTGGAGCGCCATTACGAGGAGGAGCGGGAGGCCTACCACCGCAAGGAGGGGAAGCCCTACAAGAAAAAGAAGGGCTTCATGGACCTCTTTGACCAGGCCCTAAAGTGAAACCGCCCCTAGGAAGACCCTGGGGGCAGTCCTTTTGCCTCTACTCCGCTTCTTGAGGCGCAGGTACCAGCGGCGGTACTCGGTGTACTGGTCCTTCTTGGCTTCGTCTTCCTTGAAGAGCGGTTCGCGTTAGCGGTTGTCGCCGGAGCCGGAGATGACCCCCCGCTCCAGGCGGGAGCGGAGTTTCCTCAGGTTGGCCTCGGCTACGGCCTCGAGGCTCACCCCCAGGTCCGTGGCCACCTGGGCCACGTACCAGAGCACGTCCCCGAGCTCCGCCAGAAGGGCCTCCCGGGTTTCCTCGGTGAGCTCGCCTTCCTGGTCCCTCAGGACCTTCTTGACCTTGTTGGCCAGCTCCCCCGCCTCCCCCACCAGGCCCAGGGTGGGGTAGAGGAGGCGGTAGGCCTCAGGGTAGCGGGCGGTCTTGGCGGCCTCCTTCTGGTAGGTTTCAAGCGTCATCCAGCACCTCCTTGCGGATGCTGTACACCCGGCTCACCCCGCCCTCCGCCGTGACCCCGTAGAGGGCGTGGCAGGCCTCCATGGTGCGCTTCTGGTGGGTCACCAGGAGGAACTGCCGGCCGCTATTCAGGAAGCGGGCGAAGCGGAGGAGGTTGGCCTCGTCCAAAGCGGCGTCTACCTCGTCCAAAACGGCCAGGGGCAGTCCTCCCTGGAGCTCCCCCAGGGCGAAGAGGAAGGCCAAAGCCCCCAGGGTCTTCTCCCCCAAGGAGAGGAGCCTCAGGTCCTGGGTGCGCTTGCCCTTGGGCACCAAGAGGAGGCGGAGGCCCCCGCTTTCCCGCCTGGCCTCGGCCCGGGCCCCGAGGAGGAGCAGGGCGTGGTTCCGGAAGGCCTCCTGGAAGCGGGCGAAGGCCTCTTGGAGCCTCTTCCCGTACTCCCCTTCCACGGCCTTGAGCTCGGCCTCGAGGCGGAAGAGGGCCAAGGTGGCCTCGTCCACCTCCTTCTCCTTGGCCTCCAGGAGGGGCGTAAGCTCCGTAAGTTCCCTCTCCGCTAGGGCGTTGACCGGGCCTAGGGCCTCCCTCTCCTTTTCCACCTGGGCCAACCGGGCCTGGAGGGCCCGGGGGGTGCCGGGGTGGCGCTCGCCGGGGGGAAGGGCGGAAAGCTCCCGGGAAAGCTCCTCCAGAAGGGCCTCCCTTCGGGCCAGGGTGAGCCCGGCCATCTCCCTTTCGGCCAAAAGGGCGTTCCAGCGGGCCAGGGCCTTTTCCAGGGCCTCCTCTTTCCCCGCCCGCTCTCGCTTCAGGGCCTCCAGGCGGGCGGTGAGGGCCCGGGCCTCCTCCTCCAGGGGGGCGAAGGCCTTGAGGCGGGCCTCCAGCTGGGCTAACCTCGCCCTAAGCCTTATCGCCTCCTCCTGGGCCTCCTCCCAGGCGGCGAGGGCCTTTTTCAGGACCTGCCAGCGCTCCCACGCTTCCGCCTGGGCCAGGGCCTCTTCCAGGGCCGCCTTCTCCGCCTCGAGGGCCTTCAGGGGGGCCTCGTCCCAGGTGGCCTTGGGGGGCTCGGGGGGCTCAGGGGGGCTTGGCGGGGGGGCGCTGAGCCGGGCCTTCAGGGAGGAAACCTGGGCCTTCAGCTCGGCCAGGGCCTCCTCGGTGGGCAGGTCCTTTAAGGCCTCCTGGAGGGCCTTCTTTGCCTCCTCCAGCCTTCTTCTTTCCTCTTCCGCCTCCTTAAGCCGGCGGCGGAGGAGGAGGCTTTCCCCCTGCCGTCCCCTTCCCCCGGTGAGGGCCCCGGAGCGCTCCAGGACCTCCCCTTCCAGGGTCACCAGGCGCTCCCGGCCCCCGCCCTTGCGGTAGGCAAGGGCGGCCTCCAGGTCCTGAAAGACCAGAGTATCGGCGAAGAGGGTGAGGAGGATGGCCTCCTCGGGAAGGCCTTCGGGCTGGAGCCGGGCGAGCCGGTAGGCGGGACCGAGGAGGCCTTGGGCCGGCCTGGGGGAGGGCCTGGGCGGGGGGGTGAGGAGGGTCAGGGGCAGAAAGGTGGCCCGTCCCCCCTCCCGCTTCAGCCGGGCAATGGCCCCTTTGGCGGCCTCCTCGTCCTGGGCCAGCACCCAGCCCAGCCTGGGGCCCAGGGCCACCTCCAAAGCCCCCTCCAGCCCGGGCTCAGGCCGGATGAGGTCGGCCACCACGCCCAGGATGCCGGGGAGGCCCCGCACCTTCCTGGGGCCTTCCTGCAAATCCGCTCCCGAGGCCACCAGGCTTCTGAGGCGCTCCTCTTCCCGGCGGAGGGCCAAAAGCTGGGCCTCCACCTCCCGGAGGCGGGCCCCACGCTCCCGCCTTTGCCTTACCCCGGCCTCGAGGGGAAGAAGGGCCTCCTCCTTGGCCTGGAGCTCCGCCTCCAGCCTGGCCCTTTCCGAAAGGGCCCTTTGGTAGGCGGAAAGCCTCTCCTGGTAGCGGGCCAAGGCCACCTCGTAGCGGCGCCAGGCCTCCTCCAGGTGGCGCTTTTCCTGGAGGAGCTGGGCCTCCTTGGCCTTCAGGGCCTTGAGGCGCCGAAGGGCCTCCTCTTTGGGCAGGGCCGGGGCGGGGGGCGGGGGCCCGGGGTTCTCCGGCCTGGGCCGCTCCAGGGCCTTGAGGACCCGGGTGAGCTCCCGCGCCTCCCCTTCCAGGGCCTCCTTCTCCTTGAGGGAAAGAAGGGCTTCCTGAAGCCTCGCCCTCAAGGCTTCCACCTCCTCGGCCAGGGCCTTCCTCTCCCTGTCCAAGGCCTCCCGCCGGGAGAGGAGTTCGGCCTCCTCCTCCTTGAGGGCGAGAAGCCGGGCCCTTAAGGCCTCCACCTCCCCTTCCGCTTCCTCCTTGCGGGCCAGAAGGAGGCTTCGCTTGAGGGCCAGGGCCAAAGCGGCAAGCTCCCGGGCCCTCTTCGCCCTCTCGGCCTCCTTCCCCAGGGCCTCCGCCCGGGCCTTCAGCTCGGCAAGCTCCTTCTCCCTGGCCTCCAGGAGCTCTAGGGCCTCCTTGAGCTTTATCTCCGTGGCCCGGGCCGCCTCGGCCACCGGCTTGAGGCCCGCCGCCTCCTCCAGGTGGGAGAGAAGGACCTCCTCCGGGGCCTCCAGAAGGGCCCCCACCTCCCCCTGGCCCACGATGGCGTACCCGCCCCGGCCAAGCCCCGTGCCCGAGAGGTGGAGGGCCAGGGCCTTGAGGCTCATCGGGCGGCCGTTGACCCGGAAGAGGCTCCTTTCTCCCTCTATGCGCCTTTCCACCAGGAGGCGCTCCCGGCCCCGGGAAAGCTCCAGCCGCACCTCGGCGAAGCCCGCCGGGGGCTTGCCTTCCCCGCCCTGGAAGAGGAAGGCCTTGAGCTCCTGACCCCTAAGCTCCTGGGCCCGGGCCCCGGTGACGAAGCGGATGGCCTCCACCAGGTTGCTCTTGCCGGAGCCGTTGGGGCCGATGATGCCGGTGATGGGGTCGGGGAAGTCCAGGACCGTCCGTTCAGCGAAGGACTTGAACCCCTGAAGGGTGAGCCGGTCAATGCGCCAGGTGTTCATGGCAGGCGGATGGGCTTGCTGAGGTCCAGGTGGGCCAGGCCAGCGCTGGGCCGCCCCTCCACCAGGAAGCGGACCTCCTCGGCCTGGGGGAAGGTGGAGAGGAGGGTGTAGGCCAGGCTGTAGAGGCGGAAGGCCTCGAGGGTGGCGTCAAGCCCCAGGGCGAAGTTCTGGGGCAGGTCCACCCAAAGCCTTTTCCCCTGGAAGAAGAGGGCCTTGGGCCTGGGGGCAGAGGCGGCCTCCGACCAGAGCTCCAGGGCCTTCCCCCCCGGGGTCTCCCCGGGGCCTAGCTCCAGGGTCCGGGTCTCCTTGAGGAAGCCCTCGGGCGGGTTGGGCCGCAGGAGGACCAGGACCAGGGTGTTTTGGGCCGCCTCCTCCGCCGGGATGGGGAGGGCGGCGGGGCCCATCCTTTCCTGGCCTTTCAGGTAGAAGGCCCCGCCCAGGAGGAAGACGATAAGCCCAAAGAGGTTCCATAACGTGAAGAGTCCCCTCATGGTCCCTCCAGATACGCCCGCACGCCGCGGGCTATGGCCTGGGCCAGGGCCTCTTTGGCCTCAGGGGTTTTCAGGCGCTCCACGCCCACCTCCAGGATGACCCCGGCCCCGGGGATGTCCAGAAGGGCGTAGGGGCCTTCTGCCTTGGCCACCACCAGGCCCAGGGACCCCAAGGCCTCCTCCAGGGCCTTGGCGAGGAGGCGGGGGTCTCCGGCGTAGGCCTTGAGGAGGCCGGCCCGC encodes:
- a CDS encoding sulfurtransferase gives rise to the protein MGYAHPEVLVSTAWVEEHLEDPSLRILEVDEDILLYDTGHIPGAQKIDWQRDFWDPVVRDFIDEEGFARLMERLGISNDTTVVLYGDKNNWWAAYAFWFFKYNGHADVRLMNGGRQKWLEEGRPLTTEVPAYPPGRYQVPYRDESIRAYRDEVLKHILKVKEGKGALVDVRSPEEYRGELTHMPNYPQEGALRAGHIPGARNIPWAKAVNPDGTFKSAEELKALYEPLGVTPDKDIVVYCRIAERSSHSWFVLKYLLGYPRVKNYDGSWTEWGNLVGVPIAKGEEG
- a CDS encoding zinc metallopeptidase — its product is MDVTFLLMIAVFVASLFIQWGLQATFARFSRVANSRGLTGAEVARAILDAHGLTHVRVEPVPGVLTDHYDPQAKAVRLSEPNYASPSLAALAVAAHEVGHAVQDAQGYAWLRVRANLWPVASIGSNWGPILVLVGLGLGALGLAKLGLYLYLAVAFFQLVTLPVEFDASRRAMEFLRRMGFLTSREVGPARQVLTWAALTYVAALASSLATILYYASLLGLFGRREE
- a CDS encoding nucleoside triphosphate pyrophosphohydrolase family protein, producing the protein MTLETYQKEAAKTARYPEAYRLLYPTLGLVGEAGELANKVKKVLRDQEGELTEETREALLAELGDVLWYVAQVATDLGVSLEAVAEANLRKLRSRLERGVISGSGDNR
- a CDS encoding AAA family ATPase, which encodes MNTWRIDRLTLQGFKSFAERTVLDFPDPITGIIGPNGSGKSNLVEAIRFVTGARAQELRGQELKAFLFQGGEGKPPAGFAEVRLELSRGRERLLVERRIEGERSLFRVNGRPMSLKALALHLSGTGLGRGGYAIVGQGEVGALLEAPEEVLLSHLEEAAGLKPVAEAARATEIKLKEALELLEAREKELAELKARAEALGKEAERAKRARELAALALALKRSLLLARKEEAEGEVEALRARLLALKEEEAELLSRREALDRERKALAEEVEALRARLQEALLSLKEKEALEGEARELTRVLKALERPRPENPGPPPPAPALPKEEALRRLKALKAKEAQLLQEKRHLEEAWRRYEVALARYQERLSAYQRALSERARLEAELQAKEEALLPLEAGVRQRRERGARLREVEAQLLALRREEERLRSLVASGADLQEGPRKVRGLPGILGVVADLIRPEPGLEGALEVALGPRLGWVLAQDEEAAKGAIARLKREGGRATFLPLTLLTPPPRPSPRPAQGLLGPAYRLARLQPEGLPEEAILLTLFADTLVFQDLEAALAYRKGGGRERLVTLEGEVLERSGALTGGRGRQGESLLLRRRLKEAEEERRRLEEAKKALQEALKDLPTEEALAELKAQVSSLKARLSAPPPSPPEPPEPPKATWDEAPLKALEAEKAALEEALAQAEAWERWQVLKKALAAWEEAQEEAIRLRARLAQLEARLKAFAPLEEEARALTARLEALKRERAGKEEALEKALARWNALLAEREMAGLTLARREALLEELSRELSALPPGERHPGTPRALQARLAQVEKEREALGPVNALAERELTELTPLLEAKEKEVDEATLALFRLEAELKAVEGEYGKRLQEAFARFQEAFRNHALLLLGARAEARRESGGLRLLLVPKGKRTQDLRLLSLGEKTLGALAFLFALGELQGGLPLAVLDEVDAALDEANLLRFARFLNSGRQFLLVTHQKRTMEACHALYGVTAEGGVSRVYSIRKEVLDDA
- a CDS encoding GerMN domain-containing protein, which codes for MRGLFTLWNLFGLIVFLLGGAFYLKGQERMGPAALPIPAEEAAQNTLVLVLLRPNPPEGFLKETRTLELGPGETPGGKALELWSEAASAPRPKALFFQGKRLWVDLPQNFALGLDATLEAFRLYSLAYTLLSTFPQAEEVRFLVEGRPSAGLAHLDLSKPIRLP